One window of Pseudacidobacterium ailaaui genomic DNA carries:
- a CDS encoding NupC/NupG family nucleoside CNT transporter has product MGRFTGVLGLLTMLALAWGFSTNRKAIRWRTVFWGLGLQLLFAFIVLDFTWGQRILGAAGAAVTKLLSYAYYGSSFVFGELGRQHSSFGSIFAFQVLPTIIFISAFFAVLYHLGVMQWLIQIFARLMQLTLRVSGAESLNVAASIFMGQTEAPLTIRPFLPGATQSELMTIMTSGMAHVSGGIMAAYILYGIEAQHLLAAVIMTAPGTILVSKMLVPETEIPATQGTIHMPKEAEHQEENLLGAIARGTIDGGRLALNVAIMLISFIALIALTNGMLGGLHNWLGTHHVPFPSKLDSILGAIFAPIAWLIGVPWHDAKIVGNLLGTRMVINEVVAYSMLGTQKAMMDFRSFTIATFALCGFANLSSIGIQIGGIGALAPNRRNDLARLGLRAMLAGTMANLMSASIVGILMR; this is encoded by the coding sequence TTGGGACGATTTACGGGTGTCTTAGGACTGCTCACCATGCTTGCCCTGGCCTGGGGCTTTTCCACAAACCGTAAGGCCATTCGGTGGCGCACGGTCTTTTGGGGTCTCGGCCTGCAATTGTTGTTTGCCTTCATTGTGCTGGACTTCACCTGGGGACAGCGTATTCTTGGGGCCGCAGGTGCGGCCGTGACCAAATTACTTTCCTATGCCTATTACGGATCCAGCTTTGTCTTTGGGGAGCTCGGTCGGCAGCACTCTTCCTTCGGGAGCATTTTTGCCTTCCAGGTCCTGCCGACAATTATTTTCATTTCGGCCTTTTTTGCTGTGCTGTACCACCTTGGTGTCATGCAGTGGCTCATCCAGATTTTTGCGCGGCTCATGCAACTGACGCTGCGCGTCAGTGGAGCTGAAAGTTTGAATGTAGCGGCCAGCATTTTCATGGGCCAAACAGAAGCACCCCTGACGATCCGGCCATTTCTGCCCGGCGCAACACAATCGGAACTGATGACCATCATGACCAGTGGGATGGCGCATGTCTCCGGCGGCATCATGGCGGCCTACATCCTTTATGGAATTGAAGCGCAGCACCTGCTTGCGGCCGTGATTATGACGGCGCCGGGCACGATCCTCGTATCAAAGATGCTGGTCCCGGAAACGGAAATACCCGCAACCCAGGGTACGATCCATATGCCCAAAGAGGCAGAACATCAAGAGGAAAACCTGCTGGGGGCCATTGCACGCGGCACCATCGATGGAGGACGCCTGGCCTTGAATGTAGCCATCATGCTCATCTCGTTTATTGCACTCATTGCGCTGACCAATGGGATGCTTGGCGGTTTGCACAACTGGCTCGGTACTCATCATGTTCCCTTCCCGTCGAAGCTCGATTCGATTCTGGGCGCGATTTTTGCGCCCATCGCATGGCTGATTGGTGTGCCCTGGCACGACGCCAAAATTGTGGGCAATCTGCTGGGTACACGCATGGTCATCAATGAGGTCGTGGCCTATTCCATGCTGGGAACACAGAAGGCCATGATGGACTTTCGCTCCTTTACCATTGCCACCTTTGCCTTATGTGGATTTGCCAACCTTAGCTCTATCGGGATTCAGATTGGCGGCATTGGCGCGTTGGCCCCGAATCGCCGGAATGATCTGGCGCGTCTCGGTCTCCGTGCCATGCTCGCTGGAACCATGGCAAATCTGATGTCGGCATCGATTGTGGGGATCCTGATGCGGTGA
- a CDS encoding thymidine phosphorylase, whose protein sequence is MHPVDLIRKKRDGEELSAEEIQFLAQGAAQGSIPEEQLAAWLMAAFLRGLSLAEVDALTTAMRFSGEVFDSSTLGKFAVDKHSTGGVGDKTSLLVAPIAAAAGLAVPMISGRALGHTGGTLDKLESIPGYRTQLSLKEMESVLTKVGASIVGQTQDLVPADRVLYALRDRTSTVESPYLICASIMSKKLAAGLNGLVLDVKTGSGAFLRRKEDALFLAALMVETGERAGTHTAALLTNMDQPLGHMAGNWIEVWESLELLQGKRDPLSEDLRELSLALAGWMLFLGGVTRTAEEGRQSAEEILTSGEALKVFTQMVAAHGGDTTPLGQPAQFHKPGVSKELCAERSGYLAHIDCTAAGWAVQRLGAGRERAGEPVDPFAGIEWYVKLGSPIKAGQPLCTMFSGQASRFSEPEALLRKALVIADKPVEEGPLIQGIITAENRKEFLKTTNPS, encoded by the coding sequence ATGCATCCTGTTGATCTGATTCGCAAAAAACGTGATGGGGAGGAACTCTCTGCCGAAGAAATTCAATTTCTTGCCCAAGGGGCCGCGCAGGGCAGTATCCCGGAGGAGCAACTCGCTGCATGGCTGATGGCCGCCTTTCTGCGTGGCCTTTCTCTGGCAGAAGTGGATGCGCTCACCACGGCGATGCGCTTTTCCGGAGAGGTGTTTGATTCCTCCACGCTGGGAAAATTTGCCGTGGACAAGCACTCAACGGGCGGCGTGGGCGATAAAACCTCTCTTCTGGTTGCTCCGATTGCCGCCGCCGCCGGGCTGGCTGTGCCCATGATTAGCGGGCGCGCCCTGGGCCATACCGGGGGCACCCTGGACAAGCTGGAGAGCATTCCCGGCTATCGTACACAGCTTTCGTTAAAGGAAATGGAAAGCGTGCTCACGAAGGTGGGCGCCAGCATCGTAGGCCAAACCCAGGACTTGGTGCCGGCGGACCGGGTCCTCTACGCGCTCCGTGACCGCACTTCCACGGTGGAGAGCCCTTACCTCATCTGCGCCTCAATCATGAGCAAGAAGCTGGCAGCCGGGTTGAATGGCCTGGTATTGGATGTCAAGACCGGCTCTGGGGCCTTTTTGCGACGCAAGGAGGATGCACTTTTTCTTGCGGCCTTGATGGTAGAAACCGGAGAGCGTGCCGGGACCCATACGGCTGCCCTGCTGACGAATATGGACCAGCCTTTGGGACACATGGCAGGCAACTGGATTGAGGTCTGGGAATCACTGGAGCTGTTGCAGGGAAAACGCGACCCATTGAGTGAAGACCTGCGCGAGCTTTCTTTGGCGCTTGCCGGATGGATGCTCTTTCTCGGAGGCGTGACCCGCACGGCGGAGGAAGGCCGCCAGTCTGCCGAAGAGATCCTTACTTCCGGCGAGGCACTCAAGGTCTTTACACAGATGGTCGCGGCCCACGGCGGCGATACGACCCCGCTGGGCCAACCGGCCCAATTTCATAAACCTGGTGTCAGCAAAGAGCTTTGTGCAGAGCGCTCCGGGTATCTCGCCCACATTGATTGCACAGCCGCAGGCTGGGCAGTCCAGAGGCTGGGCGCTGGACGCGAACGGGCGGGAGAACCGGTGGACCCCTTTGCCGGAATTGAGTGGTACGTGAAGCTGGGATCTCCGATCAAGGCTGGTCAGCCGCTTTGCACCATGTTTAGCGGCCAAGCATCCCGCTTCAGCGAGCCCGAGGCCCTGCTGCGCAAGGCACTTGTGATTGCAGACAAACCTGTTGAAGAAGGGCCGCTCATCCAGGGCATCATCACGGCGGAAAACAGAAAAGAATTCCTAAAGACCACGAACCCCTCATAG
- a CDS encoding cytidine deaminase: MRPETTPEKIQELQNAAAAAAKNAYAPYSGFRVGAALLFDDGSMVTGCNVENISYGLTICAERAALVRAISESAAQRRIVAVVITNLNGAASPPCGACRQMLGEFVAEDAVVYFANGQGGTRAVPFAELLPYGFSDWKNNASC; encoded by the coding sequence GTGAGACCAGAGACCACGCCGGAAAAGATACAGGAGTTACAAAATGCGGCCGCAGCCGCAGCAAAAAATGCTTATGCCCCCTATTCTGGCTTTCGGGTGGGCGCAGCGCTGCTTTTTGACGATGGTTCGATGGTTACCGGATGCAATGTTGAAAACATTTCTTATGGGCTTACGATTTGCGCCGAACGTGCGGCCCTGGTCCGGGCCATCTCAGAATCAGCAGCACAGCGCAGAATTGTAGCTGTTGTGATTACAAATTTGAATGGAGCAGCCAGTCCGCCCTGCGGTGCATGCCGTCAGATGCTGGGTGAATTCGTCGCGGAAGATGCTGTGGTCTATTTTGCCAACGGCCAAGGCGGGACACGCGCGGTGCCCTTTGCTGAGCTGCTTCCCTACGGTTTCTCTGACTGGAAAAACAATGCATCCTGTTGA
- a CDS encoding chemotaxis protein CheW, which produces MDDLTREFLIESQEGLDRMERCLTDLEQHPQDGELLAEIFRSVHTIKGTTGFLGFSRLERLAHSGENLLGLLREGRLAANAEIISALLSLLDALRAILGNIEKEGSEGEGDDSAMVLRLQALSEPQRAVQEEPGVQRSRKKRRQTTKKSAAMSAMAISPSSQVQAAGQETPQCSMELYQAEAQVVQARTGASTAESTLRVDVDLLNRMMNLVGELVLTRNQILQRVGADSDLTLLSRRLDMVTADLREAVMKARMQPVSHVFSKFPRMVRDLAQQLNKRVRLVMEGQETELDKSLLEAIKDPLTHSVRNAIDHGIEAPHMRTAAGKDAEGTVKLRAYQEGSYVIIEVMDDGGGMKVERIRDKALERKLITRERAAQLTDRELMQLIFLPGFSTAEAITNVSGRGVGMDVVRTNVEKIGGKVEIDSRSGKGTTLRLRIPLTLAIVPALIVRSRGQSFALPQGALSELVHLTADQAKAQLEWLEGVALYRLRGKLLPLVFLDALLKQCREPVRESDVYIAVLNAEGRRYGLVVDGLADPEEIVVKPLSLVLKQIGLFSGATVLGNGEMALILDPGAIATRANIGMALEEDVHEVVEAEARNGATEYLLMQSGQEQMAVPLDKVLRIERIPRAKVEWLRGVPVLRFEGSLLPLHSTSLPGEEMTVVVCRDGARHVGVAVCHVLDVADGRPLEEAGTHAAAKNVTLLHEKVTSIIPLEAVPALPAGGLEWNQ; this is translated from the coding sequence GTGGATGATCTGACTCGGGAATTTCTCATTGAAAGCCAGGAAGGGTTAGACCGCATGGAGCGCTGTCTCACGGATCTGGAACAGCATCCGCAGGACGGCGAATTACTGGCCGAAATCTTTCGCTCGGTCCATACCATCAAAGGGACCACGGGTTTTCTTGGCTTCTCGCGGCTGGAAAGGCTGGCGCATTCCGGAGAAAACCTGCTCGGTCTTCTGCGCGAGGGTAGACTGGCAGCCAACGCAGAGATCATTAGCGCATTATTGTCGCTGCTGGATGCTCTGCGCGCGATTCTGGGAAATATTGAGAAAGAGGGCAGTGAAGGTGAGGGCGATGATTCGGCCATGGTCCTGCGCCTGCAAGCACTCTCAGAGCCGCAAAGAGCGGTCCAGGAAGAGCCAGGCGTCCAGAGGTCTAGAAAGAAACGACGGCAGACAACCAAAAAGTCCGCAGCGATGAGTGCGATGGCCATCTCGCCTTCATCTCAGGTACAAGCTGCCGGGCAAGAAACGCCGCAGTGCTCTATGGAGTTGTATCAGGCTGAAGCGCAGGTGGTGCAGGCGCGAACCGGAGCCAGCACGGCGGAATCCACGTTGCGCGTGGATGTCGATCTGCTGAACCGCATGATGAATCTGGTGGGAGAGCTGGTTTTGACGCGCAACCAGATTCTTCAACGTGTGGGCGCGGACTCAGATCTGACGCTGCTCTCGCGACGGCTGGATATGGTGACGGCTGACCTGCGAGAAGCGGTCATGAAAGCGCGCATGCAGCCGGTAAGCCATGTGTTCTCTAAGTTTCCGCGCATGGTGCGCGATCTGGCCCAGCAGCTCAATAAGCGTGTGCGGCTGGTGATGGAAGGACAGGAAACTGAGCTGGACAAAAGCCTGTTGGAAGCCATTAAAGACCCGCTCACGCATTCGGTCCGCAATGCTATTGATCACGGTATTGAGGCCCCCCACATGCGCACGGCGGCCGGCAAGGATGCAGAAGGCACGGTCAAGCTGCGGGCCTATCAGGAAGGCAGCTACGTCATCATTGAGGTCATGGATGATGGCGGTGGAATGAAGGTGGAGCGTATCCGTGACAAAGCCCTGGAGCGAAAGCTTATTACGCGGGAGCGGGCGGCGCAGCTCACGGACCGCGAACTGATGCAATTGATTTTTCTGCCTGGGTTCTCGACCGCCGAGGCCATCACGAATGTTTCCGGGCGTGGTGTGGGCATGGACGTTGTTCGCACGAACGTTGAGAAGATCGGCGGCAAGGTGGAGATCGACAGCCGGTCCGGTAAGGGGACGACGCTCCGGCTGCGAATTCCGCTGACCCTGGCCATCGTACCTGCGTTGATTGTGCGGAGTCGAGGACAAAGCTTTGCACTGCCTCAGGGGGCACTTTCCGAGCTGGTCCACCTTACCGCTGATCAGGCCAAGGCCCAGCTGGAATGGTTGGAGGGTGTCGCGCTTTATCGGTTGCGTGGCAAACTGCTGCCTTTGGTATTTCTCGATGCCCTCCTCAAGCAGTGCAGGGAGCCGGTGCGCGAGAGTGATGTCTACATCGCCGTGCTCAATGCGGAAGGACGACGCTATGGCCTGGTGGTGGATGGACTGGCGGATCCTGAAGAAATCGTGGTCAAGCCCCTTTCCCTGGTATTGAAGCAAATTGGATTGTTTTCCGGGGCGACGGTGCTCGGCAATGGTGAGATGGCATTAATCCTGGATCCCGGCGCGATTGCGACGCGGGCCAACATTGGCATGGCTCTTGAGGAGGACGTGCACGAGGTGGTCGAAGCCGAAGCGCGAAATGGGGCCACTGAATATCTGCTAATGCAGAGCGGGCAGGAGCAGATGGCAGTGCCCTTGGACAAGGTCTTGCGCATTGAGCGTATTCCGCGCGCAAAGGTGGAGTGGCTACGCGGGGTTCCCGTTCTGCGCTTTGAAGGATCCCTGCTGCCCCTGCATAGCACCAGCCTGCCTGGCGAGGAAATGACAGTGGTCGTCTGCCGCGATGGAGCGCGGCATGTAGGAGTGGCTGTTTGTCATGTGCTGGATGTGGCCGATGGCCGGCCGCTCGAAGAAGCTGGGACCCATGCTGCAGCGAAAAATGTGACTCTTTTGCATGAGAAGGTGACAAGCATCATTCCTCTGGAGGCCGTGCCGGCGCTTCCGGCAGGAGGACTGGAGTGGAACCAATGA
- a CDS encoding chemotaxis protein CheW — protein MSAAIATEDGIEMCSVRVGETLFGVPVMRILEILGQPATHPVPLAPEWIDGLAHYRGEVLTTVSLRRLLEMPRLETGGDVLVFEGQDGYFGLLVDQVSDVLVVSPADFEGNPSTLDDRRRALFAGTYKLKDGLLVLLDPERLDPIRLTGMEQEAG, from the coding sequence ATGAGCGCTGCCATCGCGACAGAGGACGGCATTGAGATGTGCTCGGTGCGCGTGGGAGAAACGCTGTTTGGCGTTCCTGTCATGCGAATTCTTGAGATTCTCGGTCAGCCAGCCACGCATCCTGTTCCTCTCGCACCGGAATGGATTGACGGCCTGGCCCACTATCGGGGAGAGGTGCTGACAACGGTTTCACTGCGAAGACTTCTTGAGATGCCACGCCTCGAAACTGGCGGGGATGTGCTTGTCTTTGAGGGCCAGGACGGTTACTTTGGCCTTCTGGTGGATCAAGTCAGCGACGTGCTGGTCGTGTCGCCAGCAGATTTTGAAGGCAATCCATCCACCCTTGATGACCGCAGAAGAGCGCTATTTGCTGGAACATACAAGTTGAAAGATGGTCTGCTTGTCCTGCTTGATCCGGAGCGGCTCGATCCGATACGTCTGACTGGAATGGAGCAGGAGGCCGGATGA
- a CDS encoding response regulator, translating to MKVLIVDDSSFIRSFLCALLEAHSLQCVNAENGKMALDALAASGPFDLALVDVNMPVMNGLELVKVLRRLPEYSAMKIVMVTTEADHAYIEAALAAGADEYLMKPFDEESLFEKIHMVGLARA from the coding sequence ATGAAGGTGCTCATTGTGGATGATTCCAGTTTTATCCGGAGCTTCCTCTGTGCCCTCTTGGAGGCGCATTCGCTGCAATGCGTCAACGCCGAGAACGGAAAAATGGCGCTCGACGCTCTTGCTGCTTCTGGTCCGTTCGATCTGGCCCTGGTGGATGTCAATATGCCTGTGATGAACGGTCTGGAACTCGTCAAGGTGCTGCGGCGTCTGCCTGAATACTCTGCAATGAAGATTGTGATGGTGACGACGGAAGCGGACCATGCTTACATTGAAGCTGCGCTGGCAGCTGGAGCCGACGAATATCTGATGAAGCCATTTGATGAAGAGTCTCTGTTTGAAAAGATCCACATGGTTGGACTAGCGCGGGCGTAG
- a CDS encoding protein-glutamate methylesterase/protein-glutamine glutaminase, whose amino-acid sequence MHSGRVRVLVVDDSLVMRSLLRIVLASDPAIELAGMAADGLSALDAVERLKPDLVLLDIEMPRMNGLEMLTQLRQRRHPVKVIMCSTLTRRGAAITLEALARGANDYVAKPTAQHGTADAVASLTRELLPRVRALFTSGHSTAVRPQIGSRPGAVTMVVIGVSTGGPAALETFLPQLPADFPVPVVIAQHMPRLFTSLLAERLDRVCHLKVCEAMAGERIAAGHIYLAQGDQHLQLTRAAFRHGLVFRMLPPVPGDFCRPSVDLLFRSAAEVCGEGVAGVVLTGMGTDGVQGCRAICASGGQVIVQDPETSAVWGMPGAVAEAGLAHRILPLHTMAAELVRMCMPSSAFAVKKASA is encoded by the coding sequence ATGCATTCTGGTCGGGTCCGTGTCCTAGTGGTGGACGATTCTCTGGTGATGCGCAGTCTGCTGCGCATTGTGCTGGCTTCGGATCCAGCGATTGAGCTTGCGGGCATGGCTGCCGACGGCCTGAGCGCACTGGATGCTGTCGAGCGGTTGAAGCCCGATCTGGTCCTGCTGGATATTGAGATGCCGCGCATGAATGGTCTTGAAATGCTGACTCAATTGCGTCAGCGCCGCCATCCGGTGAAGGTCATCATGTGCAGCACCCTCACGCGGCGCGGCGCGGCCATTACGCTGGAGGCGCTGGCGCGGGGAGCAAACGACTATGTTGCCAAACCAACGGCACAGCACGGGACGGCCGATGCGGTGGCCAGCCTGACCCGCGAATTACTGCCCAGGGTGCGCGCGCTTTTCACATCCGGGCACTCCACTGCGGTCAGGCCCCAGATCGGCAGCCGGCCCGGAGCAGTGACCATGGTGGTCATTGGAGTTTCCACGGGCGGTCCGGCCGCACTGGAAACCTTCCTGCCGCAACTTCCCGCAGATTTTCCTGTTCCTGTGGTGATTGCGCAGCACATGCCGCGCCTGTTCACATCTCTGTTGGCGGAGCGCCTGGACCGAGTTTGTCATCTGAAGGTCTGCGAGGCCATGGCCGGTGAGCGCATTGCTGCAGGGCACATTTATCTCGCCCAGGGAGACCAGCATCTACAGTTGACGAGAGCGGCCTTCAGGCATGGTCTTGTTTTCCGTATGCTTCCTCCGGTCCCAGGCGACTTCTGCCGTCCTTCGGTCGATCTGCTTTTTCGCTCCGCCGCAGAAGTCTGCGGTGAAGGGGTAGCTGGGGTCGTGCTGACAGGAATGGGCACAGATGGCGTGCAGGGATGTAGGGCGATTTGTGCGTCGGGAGGCCAGGTGATTGTGCAAGACCCGGAGACCAGTGCTGTGTGGGGAATGCCAGGCGCGGTGGCAGAGGCTGGGCTGGCACACCGGATTCTGCCTCTGCATACCATGGCCGCTGAGCTGGTCAGGATGTGTATGCCGTCCTCCGCCTTCGCTGTGAAGAAAGCGAGCGCTTAG
- a CDS encoding CheR family methyltransferase: MLCSEVDLAFLRQLIQSRSGNALDPLRNNLFEARLRSLWQSLGMSSLGELVHQLRFASDPLLEQSVVEAMTINETSFFRDHAPFDLLREELLPRLIRARRAERRLLFWSAACSSGQEAYSLAMLLRDGFPHLADWKIEILGTDLHATMIQRARRGRYQRFEVNRGLPARYLLRYFRRDGEEWEVDPALRAICRFEQKNLLHFAPFLTKFDGILLRNVLFYFSSATQQSILSRVHASLRSDGFLLLGPSECAHQPGWRPVLHRNVCYYIPE; this comes from the coding sequence ATGTTATGCAGCGAAGTGGACTTGGCATTTCTGCGTCAGTTGATTCAGAGCCGTTCCGGGAATGCTCTGGATCCATTGCGAAACAATCTCTTTGAGGCCCGGCTGCGTTCGCTTTGGCAGAGCCTCGGAATGAGCAGCCTGGGAGAACTCGTCCATCAGCTGCGGTTTGCCTCTGATCCATTGCTGGAGCAGTCCGTGGTTGAGGCCATGACCATCAACGAAACCAGCTTTTTCCGCGACCATGCACCCTTTGACCTGCTGCGAGAAGAACTGCTGCCAAGGCTCATTCGTGCGCGCAGAGCAGAACGGCGGCTGCTGTTCTGGAGTGCGGCCTGTTCAAGCGGACAGGAAGCATACTCGCTGGCCATGTTACTGCGCGACGGCTTCCCTCATCTGGCAGACTGGAAGATTGAGATTCTGGGCACCGACCTCCATGCAACCATGATCCAGCGTGCCCGCCGCGGTCGCTATCAGCGTTTTGAGGTAAACCGCGGTCTGCCTGCGAGATATCTGCTTCGGTATTTCCGGCGCGATGGCGAAGAGTGGGAAGTGGATCCTGCGCTGCGCGCCATTTGCCGTTTTGAGCAAAAGAACCTGCTGCATTTCGCCCCGTTTTTGACGAAATTTGATGGAATCCTGTTGCGAAACGTGCTCTTTTACTTTTCCAGTGCGACGCAGCAGTCCATCCTGAGCCGCGTGCACGCATCGCTGCGTTCAGACGGTTTCCTCCTGCTCGGTCCAAGTGAGTGCGCTCATCAGCCAGGATGGCGGCCTGTCCTGCATCGGAATGTCTGTTATTACATTCCTGAATGA
- a CDS encoding right-handed parallel beta-helix repeat-containing protein, producing the protein MKWVRAIFVVTFFLQPAEMFSQTAPMVFMVSTNGNDSGDGSPAHPFRTLERAQQAVRLVNRGHDVEVRLGNGIYRLTRTLRFSAEDGGQNGHHVLWTAVPGACPVISGAVKVTGWKLYDQVKQIYVASTPVGVDTRELWVNGHLAPVAQIEIPRDQVEFTRDGILLKDPRYEYLSRTLEQDRMEVRATGFFTLRISPVEKISGGKIVMKQPAWRNNLWGYDTIEAPFHPELAHLYLANSLAFLKQPGQWYLDPAAGQLYLRLPPDAAPETMDVELPQLAVLMSLGGSLDASLKDLSFHGIRFSHTSWLGPSTSEGYASQQSGAYLAGHALLYPQDPIVDCARGCREFESMRNEWNQMPASIQISAAQRITFDHCIFAHLGQYALGVGNDADAMFSGTGLGASDITISANVFTDIAGGAILAGGVQRDAHHPRDPRMINRQIIIRDNLIDSVSEDYQDNSAILSTYVAGAIILHNEILHVPYDAIDIGYGWGIQDPGGNPNYRIFMHGYDFPQNKIYDIPTTHHDVVVAGNRIHDAKKLFHDGGAIYNLSASPGTIITENFIYDNHGRVGLYLDEGSRYLTLRNNVVRDPNGEWLNINTVHHAYPLRISIDNLAIDNWHDSNQTGGMWTNYENDLILQDHFITNGEWPVDAKRVMREAGVEKSVRLPLYQNVRPDWQ; encoded by the coding sequence ATGAAATGGGTCCGTGCGATCTTCGTTGTTACTTTTTTTCTGCAACCTGCCGAGATGTTCTCGCAGACTGCGCCAATGGTATTTATGGTTTCAACCAATGGAAATGACTCTGGAGACGGGTCTCCTGCCCATCCTTTCCGCACTCTGGAGCGAGCACAGCAGGCAGTCCGGCTTGTAAATAGAGGGCATGATGTGGAAGTGAGACTGGGAAATGGAATCTATCGGTTGACGCGTACACTGCGCTTTTCTGCCGAAGACGGTGGTCAAAACGGACATCATGTGTTGTGGACGGCCGTACCGGGAGCATGTCCAGTCATTTCCGGTGCAGTCAAGGTTACGGGTTGGAAGCTTTACGATCAAGTAAAACAAATTTATGTAGCGAGTACTCCTGTAGGAGTCGATACCCGGGAGCTTTGGGTCAACGGACATCTGGCTCCCGTAGCACAAATAGAAATTCCGCGAGATCAGGTGGAATTTACACGGGATGGAATCCTCCTGAAGGACCCAAGATATGAATATCTGAGCAGAACCTTAGAGCAAGATCGCATGGAGGTGCGAGCAACGGGATTTTTTACTTTGCGTATTTCTCCGGTCGAGAAAATTAGCGGTGGGAAGATCGTGATGAAGCAGCCTGCCTGGAGGAACAATCTTTGGGGATATGACACCATTGAAGCCCCATTTCATCCGGAGCTGGCACATCTCTATCTTGCAAATTCATTGGCATTTTTAAAGCAGCCGGGACAATGGTATCTTGATCCGGCAGCAGGGCAACTCTATCTCCGTCTACCACCTGATGCAGCTCCTGAAACGATGGACGTAGAGCTGCCACAATTGGCGGTGCTGATGTCGCTGGGCGGAAGCCTTGATGCGTCACTCAAGGACCTTTCGTTTCATGGTATCCGCTTCTCACATACAAGCTGGCTTGGTCCTTCTACCAGCGAAGGGTATGCAAGCCAGCAGAGCGGGGCGTATCTTGCTGGGCATGCCCTCCTTTATCCGCAGGATCCGATTGTAGATTGCGCACGTGGTTGCCGTGAGTTTGAGAGCATGCGAAATGAGTGGAACCAGATGCCTGCATCGATTCAAATTTCCGCAGCGCAGCGCATCACGTTTGACCATTGTATTTTTGCGCACCTTGGCCAGTATGCTCTGGGTGTCGGGAACGATGCAGATGCAATGTTTTCCGGAACCGGTCTGGGAGCGAGCGACATCACTATCAGCGCCAATGTATTTACAGACATTGCTGGAGGGGCCATTCTGGCAGGCGGAGTACAGCGCGACGCGCACCATCCTCGCGATCCGCGAATGATCAATCGGCAAATCATCATTCGTGACAATCTTATTGATTCCGTAAGTGAGGACTATCAGGACAACAGCGCCATTCTCAGCACTTATGTTGCAGGGGCAATCATCCTGCACAATGAGATCTTACATGTGCCCTACGATGCGATTGACATTGGATATGGATGGGGAATTCAGGATCCGGGAGGAAATCCGAACTACCGCATCTTTATGCATGGATACGATTTTCCGCAGAACAAGATTTACGACATTCCGACGACGCACCACGATGTGGTAGTGGCAGGAAACCGTATTCATGATGCCAAAAAGCTCTTTCATGATGGCGGGGCCATATACAACCTTTCAGCGAGTCCGGGAACAATCATTACCGAGAACTTTATCTATGACAATCATGGAAGAGTTGGCCTATACCTTGACGAAGGGTCACGTTATCTTACTCTGCGGAACAACGTCGTTCGAGACCCCAATGGCGAGTGGCTTAATATAAACACCGTACATCATGCGTATCCATTACGCATTTCGATTGACAATTTAGCAATCGATAACTGGCATGACAGCAATCAAACAGGCGGAATGTGGACAAACTATGAGAACGACCTGATTCTGCAAGATCATTTCATCACAAATGGTGAGTGGCCAGTGGACGCAAAGCGTGTGATGAGGGAAGCGGGAGTTGAGAAATCGGTTCGCCTGCCGCTTTATCAGAATGTGAGGCCGGACTGGCAATGA